The sequence below is a genomic window from Pangasianodon hypophthalmus isolate fPanHyp1 chromosome 27, fPanHyp1.pri, whole genome shotgun sequence.
gtgtatgtgtgtgtgtgtgtgtgtgtgtgtgtgtgtgtgtgtgtgtgtgtgtgtgtgtgcacctggcAGACCTCCAGCACTCTTCCCAAAAAACCCAAATACAGCTGTGGGATTATTTAGACCTCTGGGCCAAAGACAGAATCACCAACAGCATGGGAGCGAGGAgcaaaacacacgcacacacacacacacacacacacacacacacacgagtggcCACAGAAGACCACACAGGGAAAAAGTAACCACATACAGACAATATGACTGTAGCATATAAGTGTGGTgtcctgggaaaacccttcagatAGTGCAGCTGACGTTTTCTGCTATATATAAATCTGAAAACGAAAGaatttcctgaactgaaatctgttttgcatgtatctcaaccacaagtaaaaTTATATGACTGAAAGGAAAGTTGGCAGCATAGCTATTATCACGGTTCAATGCAGTAGGAATGAAGAAACCAGTAACTAATCTATAAACAGCGTTCATTAATACGGACGCCTCAACTTCACTCATTACAACCTGTGTGCGGCTTACACCTGCGActggacagtgattgcatttcagtgtagcACGGCTGCAACGCACTGATGACAGCGAAACGCAACATGGAATAACATTCACTTCTGACTCAAAGTCAGCGTTTAATTCTGAAAAAGCAACCCTCTGCTGATTGTTTTCATTAAACAGAACAAGTGagggttttgcttttcagtgtggcacgttATCATCGAAAAGCAACACAGACTGGTTTTACACATCTTTCGGCAGACTAACTGTTTTTATCACCACATTTGTTAAACTAGGTCCAGATCTTTTCAGATAGCCAGCCTAGGCAagattataaagattataagactgtaaataaaatctcttttctgaaatatatttatggtgtacgtgtgtgcacgtgtgtgtgtacgtgtgtgtgtttacctgtgccATGACATCGTGGGACCAGATATCGGAGGCCAGTGTGATGTGGGGTTTGCTGCTTTCGGATTCGGACGGTCTCAGCAGCGTAGGGCCGAACACGGTGGCCAGGTTGTGCAGTGACATCTTATTCACCGGCTCCTTCTCAGCCACcctgcaaaataaatacataaataaataaataattcatccCTAAAATGAATGCCACCAGCAGTTTAGGGATTTGAACTCTCGGGTGAATTGGTCTGGTGAACACTGCAGACACAACAGCACATGCCATCATAAATTTTAGTTCATTCGGAAAACAAATTCATGCCGTCCAGCAAATAATCTTCCCTCACCCCAAATATAATCCCTCTGCACTCAAACTATAGGCAACACTTTCTATTAAGATCATAGTTATAATGAGCTATGagcatattcatatatatatatatatatatatatatatatatatattatactttatAGCTAGCTATGATGTATTATAAGTAGTGTTCATGATATACTACAACCCTGAGCACCTTTATATCATGCCTCACAAAAACTGTCTTAACATAATAATACTAATCGACTAGGGCAGAATTAATTTGGTACTGGTGATAGgatgtgttataaacactgctTGTAGTGCATTCTGTTAACAGTTTATACACACAATGCCTTAAGGCTAATAACTGGTGTGTAATGCCTTATGAATATATTCTAACATGTCTAATATATTCTAATGtattcatagaaagtgttatgGAACTATAAGACTAATGTATCAAACAAGTAATGAATGCCGCTTGCATCAATCATATCTCAACCTTTGttgaataagtaaggaataaaacatggggtgtgctgttataggaaaataatcagctatgGAATGGTGTAATGTGGCTTGACACAAAACGAAGATACTTTTATGACAATAAAACTAGACTCCTGATTactcacggtgtgtgtgtgtgtgtgtgtgtgtgtatacctcttTAGGTGCTCCAGTAAGGTGAGAAAGGTGATGAGGTTGGGGTCGGGCAGAGAGCGCAGCAGGTGCATCATGCAGTTCTCCTTGGCTGCAGGATCAGACAGAGCTGCAAGAACAAAAGGACACAACACTTTACACTCACCAACAACTGCTCACCCCCCATCCTACCTAACCTAACCTCTGACCCCTACAAAGTGCCCACTTCCTCAGGAATAACCACCAGATGTCTTTTTACATTAGGTGGCAATCTGTTAGAGAGATTCTGGGAGAGAAAGGGGGGAAGAAGGAatgaaaggtcaaaggtcatacCGATGCCTTCCATGAAGGCTGGGTAGAGGCGGTCAGTGAGCAGTGGCTCGGGCAGCTCTCTGAAGTAGAGCTTCAGCGTGCCGGCGATGGCGTTGATGTCCATGTCACTCAACATCACCAGGATGTCTTTGGTgtctgaaaaagagagaaataaaggtTTATGTATACTATATTCTCCACTGTATACTAAATATACTAAATCATATAAGCAATCCATAACATAACAGTCAATGATGTGTTATTCTCAGCTCTCcatattattgtgtgtgtgtttgtgtgtgtgtgtgtgtgtttattaaggCAGCTGGAGCAGGTCAGTCCTCCTTCTGGCCTTTCCCACAACTCAGCTACTTTTAGACATGTTTATAGAAGCCTCGGAGTCGAAGACGAAAGAGAGGGGAGGTGCAGAGAGATGGAAAAATAACACCGAAAGAAACCAGGGGCTGTGCGATTTGTACAAATATGACAAATCTTAACCCGCTTGCGATTATGGATTTTCTCCAGTCAGCACAATCCATGAAAATTAGTCAGGCTCATATGCTTTAGAAGGAgcacagaaaacagaaagctcAGCaaattcagcacacacacagctgatccTGAACCCAAAATAACAATTCTCACATAGTTTAGGAAGGAATTAGAAAGGGCTTACTGGTATCGAAGGCTGCTTTGAGCGCCTGAATATCGGTGGCCACGCCGGAGATGCGGTAGATTCCAACCTCGTCGATCCCTCTCTTCTCCACCTCTTCGATACACTGACGCACGATGTAAGGCACCTTGGAGCGCTCGCGtctgatcaaacacacacacacacacacacacacaccaggacacATTAATCAAGAGGATCAAGAAGAGTCCAGTGCTCAGAAGCAGCTTTTCATATTATAGTGCAGTGCAAATATCCACAACCAAGAACTGTTTAATTTCATCAATTATCaacaactacattttttttattattatttaagaaaatattacTTAATATAAAAACTGTGAAGTATTCGCCGTGTGTCACTTTACTAAAACCACTGGAACACTAAATAGTTACAGAAGCTTGTTACTGGTAATCATTTCAAATTACAAATAACAAAGATTTCTTCGGTACTTATTTGTAAAacacgtaaggaataaaacacaataagacGATGCTGTGATAATTTTCTGATAACAACACGACCAGAAATGcttcattcctcttataacacagcaatttgtcaacgattacatctttttttttctattaaagaatgacacgttgtactttttatccatttatagttacatttaatgttgtggagcatctgcGAAACtagttcttgttatcatttacattatagcagctataaacaacctTTTCCTTCaccaagttaataagacaaataaagaacTTCCATGGGcaaaaaacttactgttacaaagtgctgatagactggcactggagactccttccataaatgttaaataaacgtctccttacagaaaactataccatatcaatgattacatgcttgtttttgttaaataacatcacatttttaaatctgtttattattagttttagtttaTGTGGAGTACCTACTATAAAAGTCCCTgcgaattagctgttactatagaaacgataatgtattagagcaagcagacttctgaccaatcagaatcgagaatttaacagcCCTGATTTTACATCAAGTTTGGCAGTAATGACCAGCTTGGGTAGATATAAATTTTTATCTATTAACTTACTATTAAGTAACTATTAACTTCTATTAAGATTGTGGAAATTATAATTTAACTGATAATAGGATTAGTGCAATTGCCCCTTTGTCCcctgaaaaataattattattaataagtaTTATTAATGCAAACTTTAATTTCAAGTTTcaacattgaaataaataaataaataagtaaataagatGGTCGTCATTTTCCTAATGTGTCTAATATGTGAATAGTTGAATTCTGTTCATGGACTCAGACTTTCCCACTGCATCTTTCTCCCTGTACGACCCTCACGATTTAAACTGACCTGAAGACGGAAACGTGAAACTGGATAAGCGACTGTGTGGTTGCTTCATACTGTGAGCAACCTTGCAGTCATGCGGAATTAACATCCGAGAACGTAACGCGCTGTGCGTTTCTGTCTTTCCCCTCGTCCGGTAACTTTTCTATTATCACAGTAGGTTTCAAGATAATTGCATTTGTCATGTGTGTCAGATTCATGCAGCCTGCAGCTTTCTCTGTTATCTTTTCTGTCTTCCA
It includes:
- the abr gene encoding active breakpoint cluster region-related protein isoform X4, yielding MTEIVVTDCNLNSVCERLEERCCVDEAPATKSHSNTGAKLWGRVRSKLLRQKLDPQTVQSKNWHVDVIEMNGIKVEFSMKFTSRDLSLKRTPSKKQSGVFGVKISVVTKRERSKVPYIVRQCIEEVEKRGIDEVGIYRISGVATDIQALKAAFDTNTKDILVMLSDMDINAIAGTLKLYFRELPEPLLTDRLYPAFMEGIALSDPAAKENCMMHLLRSLPDPNLITFLTLLEHLKRVAEKEPVNKMSLHNLATVFGPTLLRPSESESSKPHITLASDIWSHDVMAQVQVLLYYLQHPPISFAELKRNTLYFSTDV